The nucleotide window ttgcatATCTTTAAAATCATTCAAAAATCTTCAAAACTGGGGCCTCTGGATGTGATGATTACAGATGCAGGAAGAACAATCCTTTGAAAAATCTTACTCATAGGAATTTCTCCTATCAGTGCCCATTACTATTGGTTATGACCTCTTTTGAATTAGGAACATTTATTAGGTACATATTCTAGCTTCAGTAATATCTACAAGTCATCTAGCAGGGCtaatttagaatgttttttgtatattgtttttgtataaaaaaaaaagtttttagggaGTGCTGGAATTTGCTGtccattttcactttttacacaTTAAGTCTGGATTGAAACACTAATAGCtgccaatataacaaaaaatatgttaaaaaaacattttagttaggTAGTTTATTGGTAATTCTTGCTAGAGAGCCTGCTGGGATTACCATCCAAATACTTAGATAACATACtacttttacaatttattttaaattgtgactttttaaaaatgtgtttagaatgCATTATGTACTACCTAAAATATAATCATTTAGGCTTTTACATAATTGTATTTGTGGTTAACCACTGATATCCAATGCTCATGTGAGAAACCATTCATATGAATGGCCCAGTACTCACATAAGCGGTAATCTCCAATACCAATGGATCCCAACacatctaaaggtgcgtacacacttccaatttttatcgttccaatcgaacgacgaacgatcgattgggcaaaaaatcgttcgtaaaaaagtaaccaacgacgccgacgaacgacgaaagtcactggaaacgaacgaccggaccggcggatcagattggacgacgatcgttgaacatcgttcgtgtgtacggtcgttcgttgatcgtccatgttcagagcatgcgtgatgaacgaacgtccgttcactttcctgtcgtgcacatagttcctctatcacttaaacgatcgtatctattgtgtgtacaatatctatgaacgatcgtgtcgttacctctatgtgcaggatcggtgctatacgatcgttcgtgtatatcgtgcaggaacgttcgtcgttcgttttccgacgataataattggaagtgtgtacgtagcttaagagctTATCCACATTCATTACATTGGAGGGCAGAGCATAAGCCTGGATTGTAGGTGCCCAATGAACAGCTGAAATAACTGCTATTTGCAGATCCCTAGATGTTTGATTACAATGTGAATGTAACACAAGTGTAAACGTCCTCTCCACCCAGCTCCCAATAACAGACCAGGTACTTTAGGACACAATTCTTGGTTTACATCCCAAGCCATAATAGCTGTAACGTCATTAACCAGAATTATTGTTACTCCAACAGAAAAAGCCTTCTAGGACTATTATTTCTCCATAAACATGGACACTAGAAATGGGAATTTGCTTTACATAGACTGATACCTTATTTCTGTTTTGCAGGCACCATGTCCGCCATAAAGCAGCTCGCTGACAATGAGGTCTTTAGAGCCTTTGCTACATATGTGGCTGTCGTGCTCTTGAAAATGATGCTCATGAGTCTCATCACCTCCTACTACAGGCTTACACGCAATGTAAGTGTCTTTTATTTTGGGCATTCTGATATTTATATGTCTGAAAACATTGGACTGTGTGACTTCTTTTCACTATGAAATAAATTAACCTAAGTAGTTCAATTATAATAATGGGTAAAGTTATATCAGATAAAGGTGGGAGTAACTCTTGCTTTATACTCATCTCTTGTGTGTCTAGGTCTTTGCAAATTTGGAAGATGCTATTGGTCATGTCAAGGGAGGAGatgcaaaaaaatatgtgagAACAGATGAACGTGTGGAGCGAGTACGGAGGTAATACAGCCATCTGGTGATAGCGGACTGAATGCCACCATCGTGTTAGGTCAATAATGTGTGATAATGTCAATGTGCTGTGCTAAAAAGCCTTGTCTATTCCTTAGGCATGCTGTGTATGTTGCTAGcccttaaaatcaaattattaatGTATGCTAGCCTTTCACACTGACCGGTCCACAGAATAGTGCCCCCCCCCACGAGTCCACATAATTACCCACCCCCTCTGACTTTGTGTATTATTGGGAGCTCCTCTTTGTCCACAGAATAAAAACACCTTCTCTGACCACTATACAAAGTAAAACTTTGCTTACTGGCTCGTGACAAAATGGAGGGCTACCTGTTTACCAGTCCGCAGTATGGAGAACTACCCAGTGACCGTTCCACAGaatggcaatatttttttaggtCAGCATTTCTCAAATTAGTGGTCACAACCCAAATTAGGTCATGGCCCCCTCTTCAGACCTAATAGATGAGATGGTGGCAGATTACAGTATTGCTCACAGCACTTTGCCTTATCTCCATAGAGTACATGCTGGTAGCGTACCATCAAGTGGCAAAATGCTGTGATAACTACCTTGCTGCTTCTATAATACACTTTGGTGATTCAACAAGGAGCAAGTGGGAAGGGAATTTAAAAGCAGCCATGCCACCATAAAGGAAATTGAGTATGCATATATGTGATATCCTGAATCAGTAACAATGTGAGCAACACCCCTAGAAAAGGGGGCCCGTAAGTTCCTTCACTAGGAGCTGATAACCCCAGCGATGGTGCTATGggtaacagttttcttttgtgaatataaaaaatttagaAAGTCCTAAAAAAGGTTTGAAGTCACCTAAAAAATTCACCCTCTTATGCATGCTTATTTGGTTGCTCCATGAAGTTATTTGTGAAAAGGATACAGTTTCTGGAAGCAACATGTTCAATCACATTGATTAGTATTTCATACATACAATTTCATAGTATTTCAAAGTCATGTGGTCAGAGCGGATTTCTTCAAGATTGCCGTACATTAGTTGTTGGCGGTCCCTTCACACAAGGTTTGCTGGTACCGACTGATACACGGCAATAAAAAGCATTTCTGCCATTTATAGAGAGTTGCTTTAAAAGCTTTGTGTCCAGTTTACTTGCAGAAAGGTGTAAAAATATTACAGCCACTAAGCAGGTTATATGGGCAACGTCGACATTTATTTGAAAAGACATTACAGCATGTTGGCGGCCATTCTCTCATTGTGACAGCGGAGAATGGAAAAGCTGCTTCCAGTTTATCACACGTAGTACGTGTCCTAAAATATCACAAATCCTACAGAGCTCCTCGCTATAACATCTTATCGATTTATCCATCACGTTGTATAGATTCCCAAATACCTGGAGAAAATGATGCTTTTTTGGTATAAATTTGGCACTTCTGGGAAGGTGAcggctttttattttgtttccacaGGTGTCACCTGAATGACATTGAGAACATCGTACCATTTGTGGGAATTGGCCTGGTCTACACGCTCAGTAATCCAGAATTATCCATCGCGCTTTTACATTTCCGTATCTTTGCCACTTCTCGCATTCTGCACACCATCTTCTACCTGACACCACTGCCACAGCCAAGCCGAGCACTGTCCTTCTTTATTGGCTTCCTGGTCAATGCTTCCATGGCGTATGCCACTCTGCGCAGCGTCTCCTATTTCTAGAGATGACGCAATATTGGCGGACATACAATATTTCTTAATGTTTTCTCCTCTGTGGGGTTGTTTTCGTCTGTATGtgagaaaataaacatttgatgtCAATGATTATATGACAAAATATTATCcggcatttttttcccacaacCACAACTCTGTCACCCCCATCCCCTGTGACCCTCCCAGTCCTTTCTGCAGCCTTCACACTGCCCCTCAATGTTTTCCTAGTCCCCTTTTTCTCTGCCTTTCTCCCTCTCGGTCCCCCCTTTCTCTCTGTTACCCTCTCTTTCTTCCTGTCCCCTCCATATGTCCTTACATCCTTACCCCCATACCTTTCCCGGACCCTCATAATTTCTCTCCCCTTCAATGTTCCCCTCTCTGACTCTTGACATTTATCTCGGTGCCTCCACCCAAGAGTTTATATCTCGAGATCCCTCTTTTTGATTTCCTCCCTGTCCCCCATGGTATCTCTGTTTGTACTCCTCCATGTTCATTCCCATGAATCTTTCTCTATCCCCCCCATTTCTGTTGCCCTTCCGTTGTCTCTTTGCTTCCATCTCCCTCTTTTTTCCTCTCGTCACTCCATGCCTGTCTTTCTCCCTACCCCTTACCTGGGTGCTCCCTCCCCAAAGtatctctcttttctcctccctgTTCCCCTCTCTGTTCTTCATTTCTCCCTCATCCCACCAACAAGTATCTCTCCCCCCTTTCTCTTCCCTGACCCCCTCTCTATGTATTCTCTCCGGGTTATCATCTCTCAGTCTCTTTGCCTCTGTCTTCCTCTCTCTTTGCCTCCATTTCTCTCTCTTTACCCCTTTTCCTCCACCACTACCCTCCACCACAATATCTCTTCCTCTTCCCCTCTCTGGACTACCTCTTTCTGTCCCTTTGTCTCTTTCCTGCCTGTGCCCCATTGCTCTCTCCCAGTGACCTGGAGCTCtatcaaaactttaatttttgcaGTAAAGGTTGAAAATCTTCACTTCCATAAGAGTCGTGTTTACCTTCTAAATGTTCAAACTGAATTTCGCCTGCCTATAATTAGTGAAGTAGAATGTTGAGGTGAAGATTTGTCTGAAGCACTTAATAAACATCTGATACAAATTATAATTACAGTATTTCGCAGCCATTTCCTTAAAGTGTCTTTAATTCCAGGCTGATAAGTGCCGCTGATTTTCCTCTCCGGCATCTGAGACAagcgccatcttttcctcttcgaGAGCTCTGGAGATCAGGGGGCTCAGCACACAAATTTCATAGCCGTTTGCCCTTCGTCTGTCTGCTTGTCGCCCTTAGTTTTCATTAATCGCCATTATTGTTGCAGATTAAATAACTCGGAAAACACATTAATGAATTGACAGAATATAAGTGGCTTCCCATACATTCCAGAGTGATGATATGATGTTTTCTTTCCATGTTCCAGATGTTGGAGCGTAGAAATCATTAGGTTAAAGGGGTGACAGAGCAAATGGGCTCTATTCACAAAACTTAACACAAGGGTGGAAAGCTTTATTTGACAGTAATCTTTAAAACACAGCTAAACATATTTGTATTCTTAAGCATCCTAGCATGCTGGTGTGTGAGCTTTGTGAATTGAAGCTGATGCCCAGTATTCTTTTCAATCTTGAACAATTGTACATACTAAttttcctggactgaaattgctcaCTGATTTTcgtgcacactgtgagcttctcatttCCAACTactttcctggctggaggacacccAGTATTATCTGACCCTTTTCTTCCCAGTCTGGCTGTCCAAGATCCACCTTTTTAATGGATTCCAGTTCtatcaatcatggaggctcatgCTAAGCCATCCCAATGCCGCCTGCCAACCAAGACCATCAATTcctttttgatatttgcataacctTCTAAATGCCATCATTCAAACCTTGATTTTAAGGCAACCCATATCTCTACTTTACACCCCATGTCCCTTGAAACACTGTATTGAATTGTAGGTTGTTCCAGTCTATATGGAACAACAGTGATAGCAACCCAATTCATGTTCTGCTATGGGTGTTGCCTCTGCAATCCATCCAATGGCATAGCTCTATCTCATGTTACCTGTTCCAAGATATCAGTAATCACTTGGAGCCATAGAAAACAAAATTGCCCATATTAAATAATCACCAATCTGGAATTGTCTTACATTCCACCAGCTGCAATAGAAATGGCATTTTGAATTTTCAGCTGTTGgaaacacatttctttttcattttgatacAAAGTGGGTGAATGTGGTTCACTGTGCAAGGACAACTCAatcatgatgaaaaaaaaatggattttcctAGCATATGATTGGAGTGTTAAATTCATCGAAgcttcatctaatttactaagctaagtgaaatattaatTTTCAGTGGAATAATTCCCTTTGCTATGGGTACAGCCtattttgctttagtaaatcagccccaaagtgTTTGTATTGTTGTCAGGGAATCCTCTGTTGTCATCGGAGCTCACGTAGGTAAGATTGTACGGCTTGTGAAGGTCACCTGACATTCACCACACGGCCGTATTCTGCATCCAGAAAACTTGGGGAATGTGAATGGCTAGATTTAATTATCTGGGGCCGGAGGTGGGAATAGTTGATCGATAATCTCACTGGCTTTGTACATTGATGAATGAACTCCTAGAGGTGATGGGATTCAATTACAGCTGCTCTGTTCTTTCTGTCCTACTTCTAATAGCAGGAATGCAGGACACAATGATGATAACAGCAGCACTGGCTCtttattatcacttttttttactttatattacagCAGTGGCTATTGTTTGGTTGCTCCACCTTTGTAAGAAGATACTAATGAAAGGCCCCCTTCCTGAACTAACATGACCCCCACCACTTACATGGGAAATGGGTTCAACTTCATTTTACCAAAACTAGCATGAGGTAGATGAGTCAAGAAATTAAAATTTCTCCTATATGTTGGCTTATGCTTAGTATAAGGGTGAATTTATTGATTTTCGACCTGAGTTGTGTTAAGGCAACTCAACAAGCCGATGACTGGACTGGAATGTGTGGACATATTCTGGTGTGTAAGGTGGTAGGTGTCAGTGACCCCTGGTGTCTGGATGGAGTTTTCTTGGGTGATGTGGGTTGGTTATCCGATTTTCCAATCTCCAGACTGAAACTCTGTAACTTAGTGTGTGCGTTTTGGGTTTGGGTGGGGTGGTAAGGCTTTTAGTTTCATAGTCCCAAGGGGTGTTTTGACCCTGTACACTAACTTCTGTCAGGTGTTATTTTGGGGGGATAGTGGTACTTGATAACCTCGCTCTTTGACCGCTTGTTAGAGGTATCTTTGAAGGAGGTGAGGAGGTGGTGGCTCCCCTTCCTgagttctgctttagggtttTATAGTGGGAGGTGGGTGGTGACTCTATATACTGACCCTtggttgatgtttttttgtggagATTTTAACAGGTGTTGACCCCACTCTTTGATCTCTTGTTAGAGTATCTTAGTGGAGGAAGAAGGGGAGGTGACTCCATTCCCTTAGCTCTGGTTTGGTGTTTCATATTGGGATAAGGTGGTGACCCTTTACATTGACCTCTGGCTAGAGCTATTGTCAAGGAATTGTGATGGGGGTGACCTAGGGTGATCCCTGATATTTCGTTAGGGAGGGGAGCGGAGTGGTGACTCCATTCCCAGAGCACTGCTTTCAAAGTGGGAGGTTTGGTAGTGACCCTGTTTGCTTACCTTTGGCTTAAGGTATTTTGGAAGGGTTTGTGGTCCCTATCCCTGATCCCTATCCCTGATACTTGGCTGGGGTATATTAGTGAAAGTGTGGAGAATGGTAACCCAACTACTTGAACTTTGATTGAGGTACATTAGTAGATGGGTAGAGAATGATAACCCAATTCCTTGACCTTTGGTTGGGATATATTAGTAGAAAGGTAGTGGGAAAGATTTCTGTTTAGGAATTTCTCTGGGTATGATGACAGAAAGGCCAAAGCCCAGGTCTAGTCCTTGTGCAGTTTGATACAAAAATGAAGATGCTGAGACTAGAGAAATCTAATTTGGTCTCCCCAGGTGTTGTTGGCAGGTGCTAAAGAACGATGATTACACGCTCTTCATTGCACTGGAGCGTCATCACCGCCTGCTGCCACAATCTCTCCTGCCAAGTTCCCCCCTATTTGCTCATTTACAATTCAGTCCCTAATGATCAGAGACTGGAGTGCCATCCTTGTGGCAGTAATTTAGGGAAAACATTAACAAGTCCTCTTCCGCTGCAGGCAGACAATCCTCAATCAATGGCGCTCAGTCGGAAGCTCTTTcagaaacacaaaatgttttcccAAGTTACTCTCTGAAGATGAAAATTCCCACCACCTGTTGATGGTTGTCTGCTGGTCATCCCGAATACAATTCAGAAATTGCAACTCCCTAACCAGCCAGCATTCCTTCACAACCAGATCAACACACTTGCAATAATCCTACAATCACATAGATGATACCTTCCAATCAGATACGAATATGTATCACTCTTTACTTCCCCATGAgtatatcataatattactgcaACATTTCCATACAATAGAAATAACTGCATGGAAGAAGCCATCTTCACTGTCAGCTCCATGGTGGACTTCAATAGAGATTCACTCATTGGATGATGAAGTCAAAGGAGTGAAAAAACAGGAGATGGGCTGAGGCCTGTTGATGGAATGGTGTTCTTGATCACATTTCTCCTGGTTTAATGCATGCCGAAAGTGACAAAAAGAACACTGATGCACTTACCAGGACCTTGGAGGGAAACTTGGAGTGTAGAAGGAAATGGTAGTACAAGTCAGAACAGCAGGATCCAGACAGAAGTAGAGCAGAGAAAACCAGCAGCTAACAAAAAactcccagaaaaaaaattacaagggcAAAAAGCAGAACCTTTGTCTAcctaaatacagtagaacctcggttatctggcacccatgGGAACGGCCGATTATGGATAggtgtagtttctggttaactgaggttattctgaaactgaggtttctcagccaatcagcactagacttgaaatgggagacttgtccccattcacctccagtgctgaatggctgagaaaatggAAATCCTGAAGACACTTGAGCCGTcaccaggatttcccttttctcagccaatcacggagcatagcaatcagaggagctctgctctgctctcctgacagctctgctctcctgattgctcctacAGCCCTAGCATAGCTGTGGTGTGTGTTGTTGGATgtagaacacatgccacagctgcgctagggctgcaagaacaatcaagaaagcggaggtgtcgggtgccggttatctggATTTTCTGGTTATATGAGTTCtggataaccagggttctactgtataagCATATTTTTCCTTAGAGGTGATATAGGGAGTGTACTTCAAAATGAGCAAGGTGTATATTCATAGAGTCTGACTTCTCCTTCATTTCAGTCTATACACCGACTATCCACAGATTGCGATTGATTTGCTAAAAGAGTTTAAGGCTTTTTGCTTagcaatgcaaatttttttttctgcaaggtataattcacttagctaaatgaatgtggtgaaaaaaCACTTTACTAAGAACACCTAATTACATGCAAGGAAGTTTAaagaaacatgatttttgcttgagCTACACCTCATTCACTTAGTTAACCAAATAATCCCTTGCAgtatgataattcactttgctaagtgaacatcctaaaCTCCTGTGAATGTGTTTCTGttcatgtttctttttgcttattttatttgGCAAAGACTGAGCACATGAACCTCCTAACAGAGCAGCTGCCATTGATGCCAAGGTACAAAGTGCGCTTTCAGTACCCTGGATAGTGCCAGGAATCTGGGTGACTTTAGGTCACACATTGTTGAAGAGGAAATGGGCATGCATGGGCTGATATAGGCAGACATATTTGTTTAAAGCTACAGACAGTTCTGCTAATAAATGTAACCTGGTATAAAAGAACAGAGTCAAAAACCAACAAATATGGTATGATGgttgcaaattttgacttttctcCATGTGTGTTTCCTTGTCTTTATTGCAGCCAGGCCATCACTGTTCAGCATCCCCATACCAGAGCTGATACAGGGAATCCTTCTCACTGCCATTTATAACCCCTTTTATAAAGCAAACTGCATATCTGTCAGACTGATCATCTGGCTTCATTACATTAAACGTACGAGCATATTCAGACTGGTGGAATTTTTATAGCGGCATTTACCACCCTCTAGCTCCTACTGTCAAACACTTGGCGCCTGGGAGTGTTAACAGGCTGTCACCTCTaagctttttcaggcattttcaagcaagcagctgcaaaagcctagcagattgtgaattttttttttttcatttttttgtgaattgaaacTGCCTGGAAAAAACAGCTTgcatatgtttaaaaacattgcataagCAATGACAAGTGGTTGCAATTCAATTCTATGGCAAGGGCATCTGAAAAAAATTAAGTAACTCAGCTGCCGCCTACCAACggtcatataaaaaataaaacatattcagtccaatgttaacctatatatatttttttgtttttaaaactatttaaaggcTTTGGTGTGAACACAACATTACTAATCTAAAACAAGTAGGGAAATCAGTCATTCTGACTTCTAGGCAGGGTTGCTATAGGTGGCAGGGGAAAGGGGTATTTCTGTATTGGGTGCtgatcaaaagaacttgactatgctggaacttttagacatgggaagCCCAGgtagtttacctagtatggggcaaAGAAATttctgttccaggtcagtaatttGTCTAGGAAACCAAAATTTTTAAAGGAATGTAAGCCATGACAGCCATATTTCACTAAtggatgtttattattttgtatatatatatataatgttaaaagaGGGAGGATCAAGCTTATTCTACAACTATCTACCTTAAAAAATTAAGTAACATTTAGTATACAATATCCAGCTGTATGATACTTAGAGGCACCCAAAATCCTGTTTCACAGTCACTAGGACACCCAGCACATCACCTCCATATTGTTCTGCCATTGAGACCGGTTCTTGGACTGATGTCAGTTCTGTATGTGTGAAATGCTGTTTTCTACATCAACTATCATCTGTTTGTGGTCCTGATGGACATTTGACATTGCTGCAACTGTGACTCCAACTCCATATCAGGCTTGTGATGTCCAAGGTAAAGACAATGACCAAGGAAGGGAAGGGTCGTTCTTTGACAACAATATCCACCATCTTCCAGGAGAGGAGGGACAGTCACAGCCGAACAGATTTAAGCAAATCGATGTGTAATATCTTTCAGGACTCTGTCCGTATGGAGCATGTCACTGATAAGAGGAATAATTTCATCCCTGGCAGCATTCT belongs to Pyxicephalus adspersus chromosome 2, UCB_Pads_2.0, whole genome shotgun sequence and includes:
- the MGST1 gene encoding microsomal glutathione S-transferase 1 — its product is MSAIKQLADNEVFRAFATYVAVVLLKMMLMSLITSYYRLTRNVFANLEDAIGHVKGGDAKKYVRTDERVERVRRCHLNDIENIVPFVGIGLVYTLSNPELSIALLHFRIFATSRILHTIFYLTPLPQPSRALSFFIGFLVNASMAYATLRSVSYF